Proteins encoded in a region of the Falco rusticolus isolate bFalRus1 chromosome 10, bFalRus1.pri, whole genome shotgun sequence genome:
- the LPXN gene encoding leupaxin isoform X3, translating into MEDLGAAATSGSASERGFEGSIQPLLPSPPPTAAARQLDELLADLGHMQSKLVAVGQGAGVPAEPKSLLDNMLGSLTRDLQELGIAATPAGVCTACHKPISGRVLTALGKTWHPEHFTCAHCGQELGGQAFFERGGRAYCEDDYHQAFSPRCAYCAGPIREKVLTALDQTWHPEHFFCAHCGKVFGDDAFHEHSGKPYCRQDFLAMFAPKCQGCERPVTDNYLTALHGVWHPECFVCAVSAQRGPRGERVPEAVPAFPVFFHPGVPEWLRRWLLLRAGGSALLRAALPPAAGQHLPRLRPPGHRPLHHSCRAQVPPRALHLRLLPGAAAERHLPRARQQDVLPGLPRQALPLSPQHAATLPACLPGPSTVRLS; encoded by the exons ATGGAGGATTTAG GCGCAGCTGCCACCTCAGGCTCAGCCTCAGAGAGAGGATTTGAAGGCAGCATACAG CCGCTGCTGCCATCGcccccacccacagcagctgcccgGCAGCTGGACGAGCTCCTGGCTGACCTGGGCCACATGCAGAGCAAG CTagtggctgtggggcagggagccGGGGTGCCAGCGGAGCCCAAGTCCCTGCTGGACAATATGCTGGGCAGCCTCACGCGGgacctgcaggagctgggaatcGCAGCCACCCCCGCTGGCGTCTGCACCGCCTGCCACAAGCCCATCTCCGGCAGG gTGCTTACAGCCCTGGGCAAAACCTGGCACCCCGAGCACTTCACCTGTGCCCACTgcgggcaggagctggggggccAGGCCTTCTTTGAGCGGGGTGGGCGGGCATACTGCGAGGATGACTACCACCAGGCCTTTTCCCCCCGCTGCGCCTACTGTGCTGGCCCCATCCGCGAG AAAGTCCTCACAGCCCTGGACCAGACCTGGCACCCCGAGCACTTCTTCTGCGCCCACTGTGGGAAGGTGTTTGGAGACGACG CTTTCCACGAGCACAGCGGGAAGCCGTACTGCCGCCAGGACTTCCTGGCCATGTTTGCCCCGAAGTGCCAGGGCTGCGAGCGCCCTGTGACAGACAATTACCTGACGGCTCTGCACGGCGTCTGGCACCCCGAGTGCTTCGTCTGCGCGGTGAGTGCCCAGCGGGGACCCAGGGGTGAGCGTGTTCCTGAGGCTGTGCCAGCCTTCCCCGTCTTCTTCCACCCAGGAGTGCCTGAGTGGCTTCGCCGGTGGCTCCTTCTACGAGCTGGAGGGTCGGCCCTACTGCGAGCTGCACTTCCACCAGCGGCAGGGCAGCATCTGCCACGGCTGCGGCCACCCGGTCACCGGCCGCTGCATCACAGCTGCAGGGCGCAAGTACCACCCCGAGCACTTCATCTGCGCCTACTGCCTGGGGCAGCTGCGGAAAGGCACCTTCCGCGAGCGCGGCAACAAGATGTACTGCCAGGCTTGCCACGACAAGCTCTTCCTCTGAGCCCCCAGCATGCAGCCACCCTtcccgcctgcctgcctggccccagcaccgTCCGGCTGAGCTGA
- the LPXN gene encoding leupaxin isoform X1 encodes MEDLDALLAELEQSSRPAPKDCVPQVPSSCKQDPVAARPSAPCGQQPVASAALKAQLPPQAQPQREDLKAAYSPIPVPQPLLPSPPPTAAARQLDELLADLGHMQSKLVAVGQGAGVPAEPKSLLDNMLGSLTRDLQELGIAATPAGVCTACHKPISGRVLTALGKTWHPEHFTCAHCGQELGGQAFFERGGRAYCEDDYHQAFSPRCAYCAGPIREKVLTALDQTWHPEHFFCAHCGKVFGDDAFHEHSGKPYCRQDFLAMFAPKCQGCERPVTDNYLTALHGVWHPECFVCAVSAQRGPRGERVPEAVPAFPVFFHPGVPEWLRRWLLLRAGGSALLRAALPPAAGQHLPRLRPPGHRPLHHSCRAQVPPRALHLRLLPGAAAERHLPRARQQDVLPGLPRQALPLSPQHAATLPACLPGPSTVRLS; translated from the exons ATGGAGGATTTAG ATGCTCTGCTGGCAGAACTGGAGCAGAGCTCTCGCCCAGCCCCCAAGGACTGTGTGCCGCAGgtgcccagctcctgcaagCAGGATCCTGTCGCAGCCAGGCCCTCAGCCCCCTGCGGCCAGCAGCCGGTTGCCTCGGCAGCCCTGAAG GCGCAGCTGCCACCTCAGGCTCAGCCTCAGAGAGAGGATTTGAAGGCAGCATACAG CCCCATACCGGTCCCACAGCCGCTGCTGCCATCGcccccacccacagcagctgcccgGCAGCTGGACGAGCTCCTGGCTGACCTGGGCCACATGCAGAGCAAG CTagtggctgtggggcagggagccGGGGTGCCAGCGGAGCCCAAGTCCCTGCTGGACAATATGCTGGGCAGCCTCACGCGGgacctgcaggagctgggaatcGCAGCCACCCCCGCTGGCGTCTGCACCGCCTGCCACAAGCCCATCTCCGGCAGG gTGCTTACAGCCCTGGGCAAAACCTGGCACCCCGAGCACTTCACCTGTGCCCACTgcgggcaggagctggggggccAGGCCTTCTTTGAGCGGGGTGGGCGGGCATACTGCGAGGATGACTACCACCAGGCCTTTTCCCCCCGCTGCGCCTACTGTGCTGGCCCCATCCGCGAG AAAGTCCTCACAGCCCTGGACCAGACCTGGCACCCCGAGCACTTCTTCTGCGCCCACTGTGGGAAGGTGTTTGGAGACGACG CTTTCCACGAGCACAGCGGGAAGCCGTACTGCCGCCAGGACTTCCTGGCCATGTTTGCCCCGAAGTGCCAGGGCTGCGAGCGCCCTGTGACAGACAATTACCTGACGGCTCTGCACGGCGTCTGGCACCCCGAGTGCTTCGTCTGCGCGGTGAGTGCCCAGCGGGGACCCAGGGGTGAGCGTGTTCCTGAGGCTGTGCCAGCCTTCCCCGTCTTCTTCCACCCAGGAGTGCCTGAGTGGCTTCGCCGGTGGCTCCTTCTACGAGCTGGAGGGTCGGCCCTACTGCGAGCTGCACTTCCACCAGCGGCAGGGCAGCATCTGCCACGGCTGCGGCCACCCGGTCACCGGCCGCTGCATCACAGCTGCAGGGCGCAAGTACCACCCCGAGCACTTCATCTGCGCCTACTGCCTGGGGCAGCTGCGGAAAGGCACCTTCCGCGAGCGCGGCAACAAGATGTACTGCCAGGCTTGCCACGACAAGCTCTTCCTCTGAGCCCCCAGCATGCAGCCACCCTtcccgcctgcctgcctggccccagcaccgTCCGGCTGAGCTGA
- the LPXN gene encoding leupaxin isoform X4 — translation MQSKLVAVGQGAGVPAEPKSLLDNMLGSLTRDLQELGIAATPAGVCTACHKPISGRVLTALGKTWHPEHFTCAHCGQELGGQAFFERGGRAYCEDDYHQAFSPRCAYCAGPIREKVLTALDQTWHPEHFFCAHCGKVFGDDAFHEHSGKPYCRQDFLAMFAPKCQGCERPVTDNYLTALHGVWHPECFVCAVSAQRGPRGERVPEAVPAFPVFFHPGVPEWLRRWLLLRAGGSALLRAALPPAAGQHLPRLRPPGHRPLHHSCRAQVPPRALHLRLLPGAAAERHLPRARQQDVLPGLPRQALPLSPQHAATLPACLPGPSTVRLS, via the exons ATGCAGAGCAAG CTagtggctgtggggcagggagccGGGGTGCCAGCGGAGCCCAAGTCCCTGCTGGACAATATGCTGGGCAGCCTCACGCGGgacctgcaggagctgggaatcGCAGCCACCCCCGCTGGCGTCTGCACCGCCTGCCACAAGCCCATCTCCGGCAGG gTGCTTACAGCCCTGGGCAAAACCTGGCACCCCGAGCACTTCACCTGTGCCCACTgcgggcaggagctggggggccAGGCCTTCTTTGAGCGGGGTGGGCGGGCATACTGCGAGGATGACTACCACCAGGCCTTTTCCCCCCGCTGCGCCTACTGTGCTGGCCCCATCCGCGAG AAAGTCCTCACAGCCCTGGACCAGACCTGGCACCCCGAGCACTTCTTCTGCGCCCACTGTGGGAAGGTGTTTGGAGACGACG CTTTCCACGAGCACAGCGGGAAGCCGTACTGCCGCCAGGACTTCCTGGCCATGTTTGCCCCGAAGTGCCAGGGCTGCGAGCGCCCTGTGACAGACAATTACCTGACGGCTCTGCACGGCGTCTGGCACCCCGAGTGCTTCGTCTGCGCGGTGAGTGCCCAGCGGGGACCCAGGGGTGAGCGTGTTCCTGAGGCTGTGCCAGCCTTCCCCGTCTTCTTCCACCCAGGAGTGCCTGAGTGGCTTCGCCGGTGGCTCCTTCTACGAGCTGGAGGGTCGGCCCTACTGCGAGCTGCACTTCCACCAGCGGCAGGGCAGCATCTGCCACGGCTGCGGCCACCCGGTCACCGGCCGCTGCATCACAGCTGCAGGGCGCAAGTACCACCCCGAGCACTTCATCTGCGCCTACTGCCTGGGGCAGCTGCGGAAAGGCACCTTCCGCGAGCGCGGCAACAAGATGTACTGCCAGGCTTGCCACGACAAGCTCTTCCTCTGAGCCCCCAGCATGCAGCCACCCTtcccgcctgcctgcctggccccagcaccgTCCGGCTGAGCTGA
- the LPXN gene encoding leupaxin isoform X2: MEDLDALLAELEQSSRPAPKDCVPQVPSSCKQDPVAARPSAPCGQQPVASAALKAQLPPQAQPQREDLKAAYSPIPVPQPLLPSPPPTAAARQLDELLADLGHMQSKLVAVGQGAGVPAEPKSLLDNMLGSLTRDLQELGIAATPAGVCTACHKPISGRVLTALGKTWHPEHFTCAHCGQELGGQAFFERGGRAYCEDDYHQAFSPRCAYCAGPIREKVLTALDQTWHPEHFFCAHCGKVFGDDAFHEHSGKPYCRQDFLAMFAPKCQGCERPVTDNYLTALHGVWHPECFVCAECLSGFAGGSFYELEGRPYCELHFHQRQGSICHGCGHPVTGRCITAAGRKYHPEHFICAYCLGQLRKGTFRERGNKMYCQACHDKLFL; encoded by the exons ATGGAGGATTTAG ATGCTCTGCTGGCAGAACTGGAGCAGAGCTCTCGCCCAGCCCCCAAGGACTGTGTGCCGCAGgtgcccagctcctgcaagCAGGATCCTGTCGCAGCCAGGCCCTCAGCCCCCTGCGGCCAGCAGCCGGTTGCCTCGGCAGCCCTGAAG GCGCAGCTGCCACCTCAGGCTCAGCCTCAGAGAGAGGATTTGAAGGCAGCATACAG CCCCATACCGGTCCCACAGCCGCTGCTGCCATCGcccccacccacagcagctgcccgGCAGCTGGACGAGCTCCTGGCTGACCTGGGCCACATGCAGAGCAAG CTagtggctgtggggcagggagccGGGGTGCCAGCGGAGCCCAAGTCCCTGCTGGACAATATGCTGGGCAGCCTCACGCGGgacctgcaggagctgggaatcGCAGCCACCCCCGCTGGCGTCTGCACCGCCTGCCACAAGCCCATCTCCGGCAGG gTGCTTACAGCCCTGGGCAAAACCTGGCACCCCGAGCACTTCACCTGTGCCCACTgcgggcaggagctggggggccAGGCCTTCTTTGAGCGGGGTGGGCGGGCATACTGCGAGGATGACTACCACCAGGCCTTTTCCCCCCGCTGCGCCTACTGTGCTGGCCCCATCCGCGAG AAAGTCCTCACAGCCCTGGACCAGACCTGGCACCCCGAGCACTTCTTCTGCGCCCACTGTGGGAAGGTGTTTGGAGACGACG CTTTCCACGAGCACAGCGGGAAGCCGTACTGCCGCCAGGACTTCCTGGCCATGTTTGCCCCGAAGTGCCAGGGCTGCGAGCGCCCTGTGACAGACAATTACCTGACGGCTCTGCACGGCGTCTGGCACCCCGAGTGCTTCGTCTGCGCG GAGTGCCTGAGTGGCTTCGCCGGTGGCTCCTTCTACGAGCTGGAGGGTCGGCCCTACTGCGAGCTGCACTTCCACCAGCGGCAGGGCAGCATCTGCCACGGCTGCGGCCACCCGGTCACCGGCCGCTGCATCACAGCTGCAGGGCGCAAGTACCACCCCGAGCACTTCATCTGCGCCTACTGCCTGGGGCAGCTGCGGAAAGGCACCTTCCGCGAGCGCGGCAACAAGATGTACTGCCAGGCTTGCCACGACAAGCTCTTCCTCTGA